One region of Tachysurus vachellii isolate PV-2020 chromosome 11, HZAU_Pvac_v1, whole genome shotgun sequence genomic DNA includes:
- the tpk2 gene encoding thiamin pyrophosphokinase 2, translated as MSTTLFSWSDKMLQLLRRMNNFHMPGSSLEKCLRFEVAGQQVGWIQPGMASVLQHYPEVFCTVGGTIELCPMLDSYELRTQAVESVLQALRDQADFTCLKGWRNEKYAVMPRFCDAPLMHMERAATSLFGVKRYGVHINGFSRDGDGKLSMWLGRRSNTKQTYPGKLDNLAAGGLASGCSVKHTLVKECEEEACIPPSLAQRAQPVGTISYTYEDDEGVFPECQFIFDLELPRDFKPQIGDGEVQEFYYYPINKVKELIVSDDFKPNCALVVLDFLIRHSVIEPDSEPYYQEFVSGLHRSL; from the exons ATGAGCACGACGTTGTTCTCATGGTCGGATAAAATGCTGCAGCTTCTGCGCCGGATGAACAACTTCCATATGCCAG GTTCTAGTTTAGAGAAATGTCTGCGGTTCGAGGTGGCAGGTCAGCAGGTGGGGTGGATCCAGCCGGGCATGGCCTCAGTGCTGCAGCATTACCCAGAGGTGTTCTGTACAGTAGGGGGCACTATAGAGCTCTGCCCCATGCTGGACTCGTATGAGCTCAGGACCCAAGCTGTGGAGTCTGTGCTTCAGGCGCTCAGAGACCAGGCCGACTTCACGTGTCTAAAGGGGTGGAGAAATGAG AAGTATGCGGTGATGCCGAGGTTCTGCGACGCTCCGCTGATGCACATGGAGAGAGCAGCGACAA GTCTGTTTGGAGTGAAGCGTTACGGCGTCCACATTAACGGATTCAGTCGAGACGGAGACGGGAAGCTGAGCATGTGGCTGGGCAGGAGATCCAACACTAAACAGACTTATCCTGGAAAACTGGACAacctg gcagcgGGGGGTCTAGCGTCCGGCTGCagtgttaaacacacactagTGAAAGAGTGTGAGGAGGAAGCGTGCATCCCTCCATCACTGGCGCAGAGAGCACAACCTGTAGGAACCATCAG CTACACGTACGAGGATGACGAGGGTGTGTTCCCCGAGTGCCAGTTCATCTTCGATTTGGAGCTCCCGAGAGATTTCAAGCCTCAGATCGGAGACGGAGAAGTGCAGGAGTTTTATTATTACCCCATCAACAAG gTGAAGGAACTAATCGTAAGTGATGATTTTAAGCCAAATTGTGCCCTGGTGGTGCTGGATTTCCTCATCAGACACTCGGTCATAGAACCAGACTCAG AGCCGTATTATCAGGAGTTTGTCTCCGGGCTGCACAGATCGTTATAG
- the rhoaa gene encoding rho-related GTP-binding protein RhoA-A: MAAIRKKLVIVGDGACGKTCLLIVFSKDQFPEVYVPTVFENYVADIEVDGKQVELALWDTAGQEDYDRLRPLSYPDTDVILMCFSIDSPDSLENIPEKWTPEVKHFCPNVPIILVGNKKDLRNDEHTRRELAKMKQEPVKAEEGRDMANRISASGYLECSAKTKDGVREVFEMATRAALQAKKRNKKNACALL; the protein is encoded by the exons ATGGCTGCGATTCGTAAGAAGCTGGTGATAGTCGGAGACGGAGCGTGTGGAAAGACGTGTCTGCTCATCGTTTTCAGTAAGGACCAGTTTCCTGAGGTCTACGTCCCCACAGTGTTTGAGAATTATGTTGCGGATATCGAGGTAGACGGTAAACAG gtggaGCTGGCACTATGGGACACTGCAGGACAGGAAGACTACGACAGACTGAGGCCGCTCTCCTACCCTGACACTGATGTCATCCTGATGTGCTTCTCTATTGACAGCCCTGACAGTCTGG AGAACATTCCAGAGAAATGGACACCAGAGGTGAAGCACTTCTGTCCAAATGTCCCCATCATCCTTGTGGGAAACAAAAAGGATCTTCGGAATGACGAACACACCAGGAGGGAGCTGGCCAAGATGAAACAG GAGCCTGTTAAAGCAGAAGAGGGCAGAGACATGGCCAATCGCATCAGCGCCTCCGGTTACCTCGAGTGTTCTGCCAAAACTAAAGATGGTGTCAGGGAGGTGTTTGAAATGGCCACCAGGGCGGCGCTGCAGGCCAAGAAACGTAACAAGAAGAATGCTTGCGCTCTCCTATAA